One window of the Pseudomonas sihuiensis genome contains the following:
- a CDS encoding ABC transporter ATP-binding protein, with product MATLELRNVNKSYGSGLADTLKNIELAIDSGEFLILVGPSGCGKSTLMNCIAGLEDISGGAILVDGADISGMSPKDRDIAMVFQSYALYPTMTVKDNIAFGLKMRKLPPVEIEAEVARVAKLLQIEHLLMRKPGQLSGGQQQRVAMGRALARRPKIYLFDEPLSNLDAKLRVEMRTEIKLMHQRLKTTTVYVTHDQIEAMTLGDKVAVMKDGIIQQFGTPQEIYNDPANQFVASFIGSPPMNFIPLRLQVRDGQCFGLLDSGQARCELPLGAAAEMEGRELILGVRPEQIQLAGAGSTQPSLRAEVEVVEPTGPDTLVFVSLNQTKVCCRLAPDAAPQAGASLDLQFDPARVLLFDAASGERLRPGKREATDNKVAQFKLG from the coding sequence ATGGCTACCCTCGAACTGCGCAACGTCAACAAATCCTACGGCAGCGGCCTGGCGGACACCCTGAAGAACATCGAACTGGCCATCGACTCCGGCGAGTTCCTGATCCTGGTCGGCCCCTCCGGCTGCGGCAAATCCACCCTGATGAACTGCATCGCCGGTCTGGAGGACATCAGCGGCGGGGCGATCCTGGTGGACGGCGCCGACATCAGCGGCATGAGCCCCAAGGATCGCGACATCGCCATGGTGTTCCAGTCCTACGCGCTGTACCCGACCATGACGGTGAAGGACAACATCGCCTTCGGCCTGAAGATGCGCAAGTTGCCGCCTGTGGAGATCGAGGCCGAGGTGGCGCGCGTGGCCAAGCTGCTGCAGATCGAGCATCTGCTGATGCGCAAGCCCGGCCAGCTCTCCGGCGGTCAGCAGCAGCGCGTGGCCATGGGCCGGGCGCTGGCGCGGCGGCCGAAGATCTACCTGTTCGACGAACCGCTGTCGAACCTCGACGCCAAGCTGCGCGTGGAGATGCGTACCGAAATCAAGCTGATGCACCAGCGTCTGAAGACCACCACGGTGTACGTCACCCACGACCAGATCGAGGCTATGACCCTGGGTGACAAGGTGGCGGTGATGAAGGACGGCATCATCCAGCAGTTCGGCACCCCACAAGAGATCTACAACGACCCGGCCAACCAGTTCGTCGCCAGCTTCATCGGTTCGCCGCCGATGAATTTCATTCCACTGCGTCTGCAGGTACGCGACGGCCAGTGCTTTGGGCTGCTCGATTCCGGGCAGGCGCGCTGCGAGCTGCCGCTTGGCGCCGCGGCCGAGATGGAAGGGCGCGAGCTGATTCTCGGCGTGCGTCCCGAGCAGATCCAGCTGGCCGGCGCCGGCTCGACGCAGCCGAGCCTGCGCGCCGAGGTCGAGGTGGTCGAGCCGACCGGGCCGGACACCCTAGTGTTCGTCAGCCTCAACCAGACCAAGGTGTGCTGCCGCCTGGCGCCGGACGCCGCGCCGCAAGCCGGTGCCAGCCTCGATCTGCAGTTCGATCCGGCGCGCGTGCTGTTGTTCGACGCCGCCAGCGGCGAGCGCCTGCGTCCGGGAAAGCGTGAGGCCACTGACAACAAGGTGGCCCAGTTCAAGCTCGGTTAG
- a CDS encoding carbohydrate ABC transporter permease, producing MSLSRLAIHATLILACAVYLVPLLVMLLTSFKTPDDIRSGNLLSIPDVFTLIGWVKAWDGVGGYFWNSVKITIPAVLISTLLGALNGYVLAMWRFRGSQLFFGLLLFGCFLPFQVILLPASFTLGQLGLANTTEGLVLVHVVYGLAFTTLFFRNFYVSIPEALVRAARLDGAGFFTIFGRILLPMSVPIIMVCLIWQFTQIWNDFLFGVVFASGDTQPITVALNNLVNTSTGAKEYNVDMAAAMIAGLPTLLVYILAGKYFLRGLTAGAVKG from the coding sequence ATGAGCCTCAGCCGCCTGGCCATTCACGCCACCCTGATTCTGGCCTGCGCGGTGTACCTGGTGCCGCTGCTGGTGATGCTGCTGACCAGCTTCAAGACCCCCGACGACATCCGCAGTGGCAACCTGCTGTCGATCCCGGATGTGTTCACTCTCATCGGCTGGGTCAAGGCCTGGGACGGCGTCGGCGGCTACTTCTGGAACTCGGTGAAGATCACCATTCCGGCGGTGCTGATCTCCACGCTGCTTGGCGCGCTGAACGGCTACGTGCTGGCCATGTGGCGCTTTCGCGGCTCGCAGCTGTTCTTCGGTCTGCTGTTGTTCGGCTGCTTCCTGCCGTTCCAGGTGATCCTGCTGCCGGCGTCCTTCACCCTCGGCCAGCTCGGCCTGGCCAACACCACCGAAGGCCTGGTGCTGGTGCATGTGGTCTACGGCCTGGCCTTCACCACGCTGTTCTTCCGCAACTTCTACGTGAGCATTCCCGAGGCGCTGGTGCGTGCCGCGCGCCTCGATGGCGCGGGGTTCTTCACCATCTTCGGACGCATCCTGCTGCCGATGTCGGTGCCGATCATCATGGTCTGCCTGATCTGGCAGTTCACCCAGATCTGGAACGACTTCCTCTTCGGCGTGGTGTTCGCCAGCGGCGACACCCAGCCGATCACCGTGGCGCTGAACAACCTGGTCAACACCAGCACCGGGGCCAAGGAATACAACGTCGACATGGCCGCGGCGATGATCGCCGGGCTGCCCACCCTGCTGGTCTACATCCTGGCCGGTAAGTACTTCCTGCGCGGTCTGACGGCCGGCGCCGTCAAAGGTTGA
- a CDS encoding carbohydrate ABC transporter permease: protein MSSNAVITKASPLDVLQRWLPKLVLAPSMVIVLVGFYGYIGWTFLLSFTNSRFMPSYNFVGLQQYARLWDNDRWWVASQNLLVFGGLFIVISLVIGVFLAVLLDQRIRREGFIRTIFLYPMALSMIVTGTAWKWLLNPGLGLDKLLRDWGWEGFRFDWLVDPDRVVYCLVMAAVWQSSGFVMALFLAGLRSVDQSIIRAAQVDGASLPSIYLRIVLPSLGPVFFSALMILAHIAIKSFDLVASMTAGGPGYASDLPAMFMYAHTFTRGQMGLGAASAMLMLGAVLAILVPYLYSELRGKRHD from the coding sequence ATGAGTTCAAACGCAGTCATCACCAAAGCCTCACCGCTGGACGTCCTGCAGCGCTGGCTGCCCAAGCTGGTGCTGGCGCCGAGCATGGTCATCGTGCTGGTGGGGTTCTACGGCTACATCGGCTGGACCTTCCTGCTGTCGTTCACCAACTCGCGTTTCATGCCCAGCTACAACTTCGTCGGGCTGCAACAGTACGCGCGGCTGTGGGACAACGATCGCTGGTGGGTGGCGAGCCAGAACCTGCTGGTTTTCGGTGGCCTGTTCATCGTCATCAGCCTGGTCATCGGCGTGTTTCTGGCGGTGCTGCTGGATCAGCGCATCCGCCGCGAAGGCTTTATCCGCACCATCTTTCTCTACCCCATGGCACTGTCGATGATCGTCACCGGCACCGCCTGGAAGTGGCTGCTCAACCCCGGTCTGGGTCTGGACAAGCTGCTGCGTGACTGGGGCTGGGAGGGCTTTCGCTTCGACTGGCTGGTGGACCCGGATCGCGTCGTCTACTGCCTGGTAATGGCCGCCGTGTGGCAGTCCTCGGGCTTCGTCATGGCGCTGTTTCTCGCCGGTTTGCGCAGCGTCGATCAGTCGATCATCCGCGCCGCCCAGGTCGATGGTGCCAGCCTGCCGAGCATCTACCTGCGCATCGTGCTGCCGAGCCTGGGCCCGGTGTTCTTCAGCGCGCTGATGATCCTCGCCCATATCGCCATCAAGAGCTTCGACCTGGTCGCTTCGATGACCGCTGGCGGCCCCGGCTACGCCTCCGACCTGCCGGCGATGTTCATGTACGCCCACACCTTCACCCGCGGCCAGATGGGCCTCGGCGCCGCCAGCGCGATGCTGATGCTCGGCGCGGTGCTAGCGATCCTGGTGCCCTACCTGTATTCCGAACTGCGAGGCAAACGCCATGACTAG
- a CDS encoding ABC transporter substrate-binding protein gives MKAISRLSCAISLAVLLPLSATAGEVEVLHWWTSGGEKRAADTLQKLVEAQGHKWKDFAVAGGGGEAAMTVLKTRAVSGNPPAAAQIKGPDIQEWGELGLLADLNDVAAEQKWDDLLPPQVIEVMKYQDDYVAVPVNVHRVNWLWINPQVFEKAGATPPTTLDEFFAAADKLKAAGFIAIAHGGQPWQDGTVFEDLAFSILGPEGFRKAFVELDRDTLTGDKMVEVFAALQKLRGYIDADAAGRDWNSATGLVIDGKAGMQIMGDWAKSEWTAAGKVAGKDYECLAFPGTQGSFAFNIDSLAMFKLNNADNRKAQEDLARTVMGNEFQEFFNQNKGSIPVRMDQDMSSFDACAQKSMADFKEAAADGGLQPSLAHGMAASSYVQGAVFDVVTNFFNDPKADPKRAAQQLAAAIQAVQ, from the coding sequence ATGAAAGCGATCTCTCGCCTGTCCTGTGCCATCTCCCTCGCTGTTCTGCTGCCCCTGTCCGCCACTGCCGGTGAAGTCGAAGTGCTGCACTGGTGGACCTCCGGTGGTGAAAAGCGCGCTGCCGATACCCTGCAGAAACTGGTCGAAGCCCAGGGCCACAAATGGAAGGATTTCGCCGTGGCCGGCGGCGGCGGTGAAGCGGCCATGACCGTGCTGAAGACCCGCGCCGTGTCCGGCAACCCGCCCGCCGCGGCGCAGATCAAGGGCCCGGATATCCAGGAGTGGGGCGAACTGGGCCTGCTCGCCGATCTCAACGACGTCGCTGCCGAGCAGAAGTGGGATGACCTGCTGCCACCGCAGGTCATCGAGGTGATGAAGTACCAGGACGACTACGTGGCGGTGCCGGTCAACGTGCACCGGGTCAATTGGCTGTGGATCAACCCGCAAGTGTTCGAAAAGGCTGGCGCCACGCCGCCGACCACCCTAGACGAATTCTTCGCTGCCGCCGACAAGCTCAAGGCGGCCGGCTTCATCGCCATCGCCCATGGCGGCCAGCCCTGGCAGGACGGCACCGTGTTCGAAGACCTGGCCTTCAGCATTCTTGGCCCTGAGGGCTTTCGCAAGGCTTTCGTCGAGCTAGACCGCGATACCCTGACCGGCGACAAGATGGTCGAGGTGTTTGCTGCTCTGCAGAAGCTGCGTGGCTATATCGATGCCGACGCCGCCGGGCGCGACTGGAACAGCGCCACCGGCCTGGTGATCGACGGCAAGGCCGGCATGCAGATCATGGGCGACTGGGCCAAGAGCGAGTGGACCGCAGCCGGCAAGGTCGCCGGCAAGGACTACGAATGCCTGGCCTTCCCTGGCACCCAGGGCAGCTTCGCCTTCAATATCGACTCGCTGGCGATGTTCAAGCTGAACAACGCCGACAACCGCAAGGCCCAGGAAGACCTGGCGCGTACGGTGATGGGCAACGAGTTCCAGGAATTCTTCAACCAGAACAAGGGCTCGATCCCGGTGCGCATGGACCAGGACATGAGCAGCTTCGACGCCTGCGCGCAGAAATCCATGGCCGACTTCAAGGAGGCCGCTGCCGATGGTGGTCTGCAGCCGAGCCTGGCCCACGGCATGGCCGCTTCCAGCTACGTGCAGGGCGCGGTGTTCGACGTGGTGACCAACTTCTTCAACGACCCCAAGGCCGACCCCAAGCGCGCCGCCCAGCAACTGGCGGCGGCGATCCAGGCGGTGCAGTGA
- a CDS encoding sensor histidine kinase, translating to MGVNPRRWLPRSLLGRMLLLTLLAILAAQTLSSVIWLSQLRATQLEGLVTTARSLAHSMSASVRYFRSLPVAYRPLVLDQLRSMGGTRFVVSLNDRPLQMELLPATPRKQAVTEAVAEVLHQSLGTAADISVTFVSPDDLRIFNGGLKLDELPRSWAHYALTLEPVNPPVLVTQIQLAPGEWLYIASLLPEPYTSLEEPILPTQQLWFILLTTAFLLLFIGLLVHLQSRPLKRLARTARHMSLGAEVEPVAEGGGREVVEVARAFNAMRERISRYLTERSQLFSAISHDLRTPITRLRLRVELLDDESLQTKFGRDLDDLELLVKGALQCVKDTDIHENIEPVDLNHLLHGLTEPYLGSGRVTLDGAARDLYPGKPLALRRCIGNLLDNALKYGERAHLHIEDDAEAFVLHVDDEGPGVPEQKLEQVFEPHFRLASQQQGYGMGLGIARNLAHSHGGELSLRNLRDGGLRVTLWLPRQSR from the coding sequence ATGGGCGTTAACCCGCGGCGCTGGCTGCCGCGCTCGCTGCTCGGGCGCATGCTGCTGCTCACCTTGCTGGCGATATTGGCGGCGCAGACGCTGTCCAGCGTGATCTGGCTGTCGCAACTGCGCGCCACCCAGCTCGAAGGCCTGGTCACCACTGCGCGCAGCCTGGCGCATTCGATGTCCGCCAGCGTGCGTTACTTCCGCTCGCTGCCGGTGGCGTATCGGCCGCTGGTGCTCGATCAGTTGCGTAGCATGGGTGGCACGCGCTTCGTGGTAAGCCTCAATGATCGTCCGCTGCAGATGGAGTTGCTGCCGGCCACGCCGCGCAAGCAGGCGGTGACCGAGGCGGTGGCCGAGGTGCTGCACCAGTCGCTGGGCACTGCCGCGGACATCTCGGTGACCTTCGTCAGTCCGGATGACCTGCGCATCTTCAACGGCGGCCTGAAACTCGACGAGCTGCCACGTTCCTGGGCGCATTACGCGCTGACTCTGGAGCCGGTCAATCCGCCCGTGTTGGTGACGCAGATCCAGCTGGCGCCGGGGGAGTGGCTGTACATCGCCTCGTTGCTGCCCGAACCCTACACCAGCCTGGAAGAACCCATACTGCCGACCCAGCAGCTGTGGTTCATCCTGCTGACCACGGCTTTCCTGCTGCTGTTCATCGGTTTGCTGGTGCACCTGCAGAGCCGTCCGCTCAAGCGCCTGGCGCGCACCGCGCGGCATATGTCGCTGGGCGCCGAGGTGGAGCCGGTGGCCGAGGGCGGCGGCCGTGAAGTGGTCGAGGTGGCCCGCGCCTTCAACGCCATGCGCGAGCGTATCAGCCGCTACCTGACCGAGCGCAGCCAGTTGTTCAGCGCCATTTCCCATGACCTGCGCACGCCCATCACGCGCCTGCGCCTGCGCGTCGAACTGCTCGACGATGAAAGTCTGCAGACCAAGTTCGGTCGTGATCTGGATGACCTCGAGCTACTGGTCAAAGGCGCGCTGCAATGCGTGAAGGACACCGACATCCACGAGAACATCGAGCCGGTGGACCTCAACCACCTGCTGCACGGGTTGACCGAACCCTACCTCGGCTCGGGCCGCGTCACCCTCGACGGCGCCGCGCGTGATCTGTATCCCGGCAAGCCGCTGGCCCTGCGCCGCTGTATCGGCAACCTGCTGGACAACGCCCTGAAGTACGGCGAGCGCGCGCACCTGCACATCGAGGACGATGCCGAGGCGTTCGTCCTGCATGTCGATGACGAGGGGCCGGGCGTGCCCGAACAGAAGCTCGAGCAGGTGTTCGAGCCGCATTTCCGTCTGGCCAGCCAGCAACAGGGCTACGGCATGGGACTCGGCATCGCACGCAACCTGGCGCACAGCCATGGCGGCGAGCTGAGCCTGCGTAACCTGCGCGATGGAGGGCTGCGCGTCACCCTCTGGTTGCCGCGCCAGAGCCGTTGA
- a CDS encoding response regulator — translation MSQPGKSILLVDDDQEIRELLDTYLSRVGFQVRAVADGAAFRQSLCAESADLVILDVMLPDEDGFSLCRWVREHQRFAQVPIIMLTASSDEADRVIGLELGADDYLGKPFSPRELLARIKALLRRAQFTQERSGEVLAFEDWRLDMVSHRLFHRDGEEVILSGADFALLKLFLDHPQQILDRDTIGNATRGREVMPLERIVDMAVSRLRQRLRDTDKPPRLIRTVRGSGYQLAATVSLQAGDGR, via the coding sequence ATGAGCCAGCCCGGCAAATCGATTCTGCTGGTCGATGACGACCAGGAAATTCGCGAACTGCTCGATACCTACCTGAGCCGCGTTGGCTTTCAGGTGCGCGCCGTGGCCGATGGCGCCGCCTTCCGCCAGAGCCTGTGTGCGGAGTCGGCCGACCTGGTGATTCTCGATGTGATGCTGCCCGACGAGGACGGCTTCAGCCTGTGCCGCTGGGTGCGCGAGCACCAACGCTTCGCCCAGGTGCCGATCATCATGCTCACCGCCAGCTCCGACGAAGCCGACCGCGTGATCGGCCTGGAGCTGGGCGCCGACGACTACCTCGGCAAGCCATTCAGCCCGCGCGAATTGCTGGCGCGGATCAAGGCCTTGCTGCGCCGCGCGCAATTCACCCAGGAGCGCAGCGGCGAGGTGCTGGCCTTCGAGGACTGGCGCCTGGACATGGTCAGCCATCGGTTGTTTCACCGTGACGGCGAGGAGGTGATTCTGTCCGGCGCCGACTTCGCCTTGCTCAAGCTATTTCTCGACCACCCGCAGCAGATTCTCGACCGCGACACCATCGGTAACGCCACCCGTGGCCGCGAGGTGATGCCGCTGGAGCGCATCGTCGACATGGCCGTCAGCCGCCTGCGCCAGCGCCTGCGCGATACCGACAAGCCGCCGCGGCTGATTCGCACCGTGCGTGGCAGCGGCTATCAACTGGCGGCCACGGTCAGCCTGCAGGCCGGCGATGGGCGTTAA
- a CDS encoding glucokinase, producing MKLALVGDIGGTNARFALWRDEQLEAVQVLPTADFAGPEHAIAAYLQAQGLQPGAIGSVCLACAGPVSGNLFRFTNNHWRIDRTAFCEALQIDRLLMINDFSAMALGMTRIAEHERVQVCPGEPQADRPALVIGAGTGLGVGTLLEQAQGRWLVLPGEGGHVDLPIGSPREAELWQALYRQLGHVRAEDVLSGNGLLVLYRAICELDGQPLQHATPAAITAAGLAGEPVAGEVLEQFSCWLGRVAGNNVLTLGARGGVYIVGGVVPRFAERFLASGFAKSFSDKGCMSDYLHGIPVWLVTAEYTGLTGAGVALQQASERSPDTIREKH from the coding sequence GTGAAACTGGCTCTGGTCGGCGATATCGGTGGTACCAACGCACGCTTCGCACTCTGGCGTGACGAGCAACTGGAGGCGGTGCAGGTTCTGCCGACCGCCGATTTCGCAGGGCCGGAGCATGCTATTGCCGCCTATCTGCAGGCTCAGGGCCTGCAGCCGGGGGCCATCGGCTCGGTGTGTCTGGCCTGCGCCGGGCCGGTCAGCGGCAACCTGTTTCGCTTCACCAACAATCACTGGCGTATCGACCGCACGGCGTTCTGCGAGGCGTTGCAGATCGACCGCTTGCTGATGATCAACGACTTCTCTGCCATGGCCCTGGGCATGACCCGCATCGCCGAGCACGAGCGTGTGCAGGTGTGCCCGGGCGAGCCGCAGGCCGACCGTCCAGCCCTGGTGATCGGCGCCGGCACCGGTCTCGGTGTCGGCACGCTGCTGGAGCAGGCGCAGGGGCGCTGGCTGGTGCTGCCAGGTGAGGGTGGCCATGTCGACCTGCCCATCGGTAGCCCGCGCGAAGCCGAGCTCTGGCAGGCTCTCTATCGACAGCTGGGCCACGTGCGCGCCGAAGATGTGCTCAGTGGCAACGGCCTGCTGGTGCTGTATCGGGCCATCTGCGAGCTCGACGGTCAGCCGCTGCAGCACGCGACGCCGGCGGCCATCACCGCTGCCGGCCTGGCGGGCGAGCCTGTTGCTGGCGAAGTGCTGGAGCAGTTCAGTTGCTGGCTCGGGCGCGTGGCCGGTAACAACGTACTGACGTTGGGCGCGCGCGGCGGGGTGTACATCGTCGGCGGTGTGGTGCCGCGTTTTGCCGAACGTTTTCTCGCCAGCGGTTTTGCCAAGAGCTTCAGCGACAAGGGCTGCATGAGCGATTACCTTCACGGCATTCCAGTGTGGCTGGTGACGGCCGAGTATACCGGCCTGACCGGCGCTGGCGTGGCCTTGCAACAGGCATCGGAACGTAGCCCGGATACCATCCGGGAGAAGCATTGA
- the ubiM gene encoding 5-demethoxyubiquinol-8 5-hydroxylase UbiM — protein MSPDIVIVGAGPTGLCLARALSGHGLSIVVLERQAEQALAEPAFDGREIALTHGSQALLERLGLWARLPSEDVAVLRDAQVFNGPSLFALKIRAEQAGAERLGHLVANQAIRRAAYQAVSECADVQLLCETSVRAIQQGEHEVKLVLQDGQVLQPRLLVAADSRFSETRRQLGIGAQLKDFGKSMLVCRMQHEQDHQQVAWEWFGYGQTLALLPLNGRQSSVVLTLPPREIERLQKLDEATFAREMEQRFDRRLGAMQLLSSRHVYPLVGAYARRMVGNRCALLGDAAVGMHPVTAHGFNFGLIGVQLLSEALLAAHGKHQDIGSTSALARYERQLRLATWPLYQATNLLVELYTNDHLPARLLRGAGLRVAQGLLPLKKGIARHLTAQA, from the coding sequence ATGTCACCCGATATCGTCATCGTCGGCGCCGGCCCGACGGGCCTGTGCCTGGCACGCGCCCTGTCCGGGCATGGCCTGTCCATCGTGGTACTGGAACGCCAGGCCGAGCAGGCCCTGGCCGAACCGGCCTTCGACGGCCGCGAGATCGCCCTCACTCATGGCTCACAGGCGCTGCTCGAACGCCTCGGCCTGTGGGCACGCCTGCCCAGCGAAGACGTTGCCGTACTGCGCGACGCCCAGGTATTCAACGGCCCCTCACTGTTCGCATTGAAGATCCGCGCCGAGCAGGCCGGCGCCGAACGCCTCGGCCATCTGGTAGCCAACCAGGCCATTCGCCGCGCTGCCTATCAAGCCGTGAGCGAATGCGCCGATGTGCAATTGCTGTGCGAAACCAGCGTGCGCGCCATCCAACAAGGCGAGCATGAAGTGAAGCTGGTACTGCAGGACGGCCAGGTGCTGCAACCACGCTTGCTGGTCGCCGCCGACAGCCGTTTCTCGGAAACCCGCCGTCAGCTAGGCATCGGTGCGCAGCTCAAGGACTTCGGCAAGAGCATGCTGGTGTGCCGCATGCAGCATGAACAGGATCACCAGCAAGTGGCCTGGGAATGGTTCGGCTATGGCCAGACCCTGGCCCTGCTGCCGCTCAATGGCCGGCAATCGTCCGTGGTGCTGACCTTGCCGCCGCGCGAGATCGAACGTCTGCAGAAGCTGGACGAAGCCACCTTTGCCCGCGAGATGGAGCAACGCTTCGACCGCCGCCTGGGCGCCATGCAACTGCTCAGCAGCCGCCACGTTTACCCGCTGGTGGGCGCCTATGCGCGGCGCATGGTCGGCAATCGCTGCGCCCTGCTCGGCGATGCCGCCGTGGGCATGCACCCGGTCACCGCGCATGGCTTCAACTTCGGTCTGATTGGCGTGCAGCTGCTCAGCGAGGCGCTACTGGCCGCCCATGGCAAACACCAGGACATCGGTTCAACATCAGCGCTGGCCCGCTACGAGCGCCAGCTGCGCCTGGCCACCTGGCCGCTGTACCAGGCCACCAACCTGCTGGTGGAGCTGTACACCAACGACCACCTGCCCGCCCGGCTGCTGCGCGGCGCCGGCCTGCGTGTGGCGCAGGGTCTGCTGCCGTTGAAGAAGGGCATTGCTCGCCACCTGACCGCCCAGGCCTGA
- the ccoN gene encoding cytochrome-c oxidase, cbb3-type subunit I, with the protein MQSAAPHPAYNYKVVRQFTIMTLFWGVVGMCNGVFIAAQLVWPELNFDTPWLSFGRLRPLHTSLVIFGFAGSAQFAASYYAVQRTCQTRLFSDKLAAFTFWGWQATILIMLVTLPMGLTTTKEYAEIEFTGAVWMAIVWVAYGIVFFTTLTQRKTRHIYVGNWFFGAFIVVIAMLHIVNHLSVPVSWFKSYSIYSGATDAMVQWWYGHNAVGFFLTTGFLGMMYYFVPKQVNRPVYSYRLSIVHFWALITLYIWAGPHHLHYTALPDWAQSLGMVMSIILLAPSWGGMVNGMMTLSGAWHLLRTDPILRFLVVSLAFYGMSTFEGPMMAIKTVNALSHYTDWTIGHVHAGALGWVAMITFGSLYHLIPKVFARDSMYSTGMINAHFWLATIGTVLYIASMWVNGITQGLMWRAVNEDGTLTYSFVEALEASHPGFVVRLVGGLCFLAGMLLMALNTWLTLRRPATESHDAAEAAHAS; encoded by the coding sequence ATGCAATCTGCTGCTCCCCACCCGGCCTACAACTACAAGGTCGTTCGCCAATTCACCATCATGACCCTCTTCTGGGGCGTGGTGGGCATGTGCAACGGCGTGTTCATCGCCGCCCAACTGGTCTGGCCGGAGCTCAATTTCGACACGCCCTGGCTGAGCTTCGGCCGCCTGCGCCCACTGCATACCAGCCTGGTGATCTTCGGCTTCGCCGGCAGCGCGCAGTTCGCCGCCAGCTACTACGCCGTGCAGCGCACCTGCCAGACACGACTGTTTTCCGACAAACTGGCCGCCTTCACCTTCTGGGGCTGGCAGGCGACCATCCTGATCATGCTGGTGACCCTGCCCATGGGCCTGACCACCACCAAGGAATACGCCGAGATCGAATTCACCGGCGCGGTGTGGATGGCCATCGTCTGGGTCGCCTACGGCATCGTCTTCTTCACCACCCTGACGCAGCGCAAGACCCGCCATATCTACGTCGGCAACTGGTTCTTCGGCGCCTTCATCGTGGTCATCGCCATGCTGCACATCGTCAACCACCTGTCGGTGCCGGTGAGCTGGTTCAAGTCCTACTCGATCTACTCCGGTGCCACCGATGCCATGGTGCAGTGGTGGTATGGGCACAACGCGGTGGGCTTCTTCCTCACCACCGGTTTCCTGGGGATGATGTATTACTTCGTGCCCAAGCAGGTGAACCGGCCGGTGTATTCCTACCGCCTGTCGATCGTCCACTTCTGGGCGCTGATCACCCTGTACATCTGGGCTGGCCCGCACCACCTGCACTACACCGCCTTGCCGGACTGGGCGCAGAGCCTGGGTATGGTGATGTCGATCATCCTCCTGGCGCCAAGCTGGGGCGGCATGGTCAACGGTATGATGACGCTGTCCGGTGCCTGGCACCTGCTGCGCACCGACCCGATCCTGCGCTTTCTAGTGGTGTCCCTGGCGTTCTACGGCATGAGCACCTTCGAAGGCCCGATGATGGCGATCAAGACGGTCAACGCCCTGTCCCACTACACCGACTGGACCATCGGCCACGTGCATGCCGGCGCCCTCGGCTGGGTGGCGATGATCACCTTCGGCTCGCTCTATCACCTGATCCCGAAAGTCTTCGCTCGCGACAGCATGTACAGCACCGGCATGATCAACGCGCACTTCTGGCTGGCGACCATCGGCACCGTTCTGTACATCGCCTCGATGTGGGTAAACGGCATCACCCAGGGCCTGATGTGGCGCGCGGTGAACGAGGACGGCACCCTCACCTACTCCTTCGTCGAGGCGCTGGAGGCCAGTCACCCCGGCTTCGTGGTACGCCTGGTCGGCGGTCTGTGCTTCCTCGCCGGCATGCTGCTGATGGCGCTCAACACCTGGCTGACGCTGCGTCGCCCGGCCACCGAGTCGCACGATGCCGCAGAGGCCGCTCATGCTAGCTGA
- a CDS encoding cbb3-type cytochrome oxidase subunit 3, translating to MLAEAWWMIALAVFFLGVQLSLGRGSQRDLNEATMLPFADDPEVARRVERDTGRSTRGCACPGTCSGSCEHQGQQEF from the coding sequence ATGCTAGCTGAAGCCTGGTGGATGATCGCCCTGGCGGTGTTCTTCCTCGGCGTGCAACTGAGCCTCGGGCGCGGCAGCCAGCGTGACCTCAACGAAGCCACCATGCTGCCGTTTGCCGACGATCCCGAAGTGGCCCGACGGGTCGAGCGCGATACCGGGCGCAGCACCCGCGGCTGCGCCTGCCCCGGTACGTGCAGCGGGAGCTGCGAGCATCAGGGACAGCAGGAGTTCTGA